One Anolis carolinensis isolate JA03-04 chromosome 5, rAnoCar3.1.pri, whole genome shotgun sequence DNA segment encodes these proteins:
- the LOC103278894 gene encoding uncharacterized protein C4orf36 homolog has product MEYNLYRKKKITTVFKDSPYKLHDRLAFAALTRRLLFATEEPIANPLHFEICWGSPFKLRPVTTVLKTHFPSMQMIQEAKLLEIQRLENIQRRKKLAKQVESEFRCRLLLERRPLPPSGPN; this is encoded by the exons ATGGAATACAACTTGTACAGGAAGAAAAAAATTACAACTGTTTTCAAGGACAGCCCTTATAAATT GCATGACCGTCTAGCATTTGCAGCACTTACAAGACGTTTGTTATTTGCCACCGAAGAACCAATAGCCAACCCCCTCCATTTTGAGATCTGTTGGGGTTCTCCGTTCAAACTGCGACCTGTAACAACAGTTTTGAAAACACATTTCCCTTCCATGCAAA TGATACAGGAAGCAAAGTTGTTAGAAAtccaaagacttgaaaacattcaACGCCGGAAGAAGCTCGCAAAGCAAGTGGAGTCAGAATTTAGATGCAGGCTACTTTTGGAAAGAAGACCACTGCCCCCAAGTGGTCCCAACTAG